In Takifugu flavidus isolate HTHZ2018 chromosome 13, ASM371156v2, whole genome shotgun sequence, the following are encoded in one genomic region:
- the LOC130536093 gene encoding sodium channel protein type 4 subunit alpha-like isoform X1 yields MGGAAGPKTSIGEPQRSRPWGRVRLLDACVAADCTMTRKTSFLEFWRSKRERAACLQRAKGLRLRPAQLKQLRDDGAVREALKGCRTASLLPPVGTDFLRPLTSASLGPMNQRGKRQRQKGNKDEQRVTNNDLPRPSPELEEGRPLPYIFGEPSAEHLNTPLEELDPYHQSEKTFLVLGKGKVIHRFNAHKACYLFGPLNPLRTLAIKILTNSLFSALMFVTILVNYVVMVTLRYSSPLNLYAGFAFSAVFMLEVLVKILSRGLCIGKFTFLRNPWNWPDVTVIAAPFLSLFVHLPMLLEVSLLLKMIPIFPGLKKMLYHFVQSVKRLSCVLILTAFMLCIFATVGLQSFMGNLGQKCIYASWFSQNRTSDIYITSYYGNESTAFNYQEYIDDPDNIYFLPGSLDALVCGNSSDAGTCPEGYMCIRAGRTPNYSYTSYDTFGWSLLSSFRLLTQEYWENLMQLVLRSAGKFSLVHFVFFVSPGCFVLVSLIVAVAAGAVCELEQLRAAEASRKEKEFRQIVKALKRREEEEAAGKAAKSEGPDEDSKKSQEQQQSGKEAEPQTSGSPRCSAAAQLLLRWNCCGCWRWLKQRVRTIVTSPFFDLGIVVCIVIDVLFMAMEHFPLTEEFQQTLTCANLVFICIYTVEMVIKIVAMDPYGYFKVSWNTFECTIVAVCLLELCVADVEGLSVLRVFRLLRVFRLARSWRWFHQFLQITLKFSFLLLIVLLGFVTVGYQLFHKDYRTSVCKISHDCSLPRWHMDSFFHTFLIVFGIFSGSWIESLWDCMEVSGPTLCLTFYLSAVIIGNLLVLHLFLVLLLNPYSSNIVSPGEGDKNSAEIALGWCKTWILEHTCPSLGGRDKKTPTAAVSQGPSQQAYVALDMVATETLHSDETKLKKLHEDSPKQDGMEPREREVLRDQDGEEPEDAPENCCCQRCYSCCPLLNTDPSQGAGRLCFSSRRICLLIVQNRHFKRFMTVVVLLSSVALALEDVYLQHRPVLRTVLSAAELAFGALFLVEMLLKWVGFGFRKYFTNAWCWLEFLIVAVFSSGLLLQPAGLGTLRVLRVLRILSIFQGPRLVLGTLFQLVPAMFGGLLVILLVWLVFSIVGVNVFAGKFYYCLNETSQEMFLSEEVDNKSECYALIFSNYTEVTWKNSPFNFDNVLMGYLSLFVMGFSKSWRDIMYAAVDSRFVESQPVYEYDPYKWLYFVFFIINVFFTLNFFIKVILSALQRKPGDEHIFMTKHQQIYSKTWMKLFPRSPQRAVPRPQNKCQACVFDLVNSPIYEVVMVALICLSVVLLMVESRDLTMGLEIVLYWLHFIYVLIFLIECILKIVALRQHYFKDGWNIIDFIVLLVQIIAIFMFDFFYAYFISPTIFLLLRLFRITRVLHFIPWTRRIRKLLLAFGKSLPALFNIAFVLFVTMVVYSLIGMFNFAYVKEEFTIDDFFNFETFCSSFICMFMTSTTTAWDGLLLPIMSRPPSCDPFAEHPGSDVIGDCSSPTLGIAFFSTYLLLTFLLLIQLYIAVALEIINSEDTEGLSDIDLQRFCNTWKRFDPDGTDLIPYSKLCDFSDSLQDPLRIPHPNTSRLAHMDLPLYPGDKVHCTDVLLSLAKQVLDDPEEVESLKTRMQKQLKAKEVLGEPVSSTLRRRREERAAKVIQRAFRKGRDTPDEEKPAAEASL; encoded by the exons ATGGGTGGAGCAGCTGGACCTAAGACCAGCATCGGTGAACCACAGCGCTCCAGACCGTGGGGCAGGGTTAGACTACTGGATGCATGTGTGGCAGCCGACTGCACGATGacaagaaaaacatcatttttggagTTTTGGAGGAGCAAAAGAGAGCGAGCAGCATGTCTGCAGAGAGCCAAAGGTCTGAGACTCCGtcctgcacagct GAAACAGCTGCGGGATGACGGCGCGGTTCGAGAGGCGCTCAAGGGTTGCAGGAccgcctctctgctgccccctgttggtaCTGATTTCCTGAGACCTTTAACATCTGCCTCTCTGGGGCCGATGAACCAACGTGGTAAAAGGCAGAGACAGAAGGGGAACAAGGACGAGCAGAGG GTAACGAACAATGACCTCCCCCGGCCGAGcccggagctggaggaggggaggccCCTCCCATACATCTTTGGGGAGCCCTCAGCGGAGCATCTCAACACTCCACTGGAAGAGCTGGATCCCTATCACCAGTCAGAGAAG ACGTTCCTTGTGCTTGGTAAAGGAAAGGTCATCCACAGGTTCAATGCCCATAAGGCCTGCTATCTGTTCGGGCCTCTGAATCCTCTGAGGACTCTCGCCATCAAGATCCTGACTAACTC GTTGTTCAGTGCCCTGATGTTTGTCACCATTCTGGTCAACTACGTCGTCATGGTAACCTTGCGTTATTCCTCCCCCCTGAACCTGTATGCAGG GTTTGCTTTCTCAGCCGTCTTCATGTTGGAGGTGCTGGTCAAGATCTTGTCCAGGGGCCTCTGCATCGGAAAATTCACCTTCCTCAGGAACCCCTGGAACTGGCCGGATGTCACCGTCATTGCTGCACC ATTCCTTTCACTGTTTGTACATCTTCCAATGCTGTTGGAAGTTTCTTTGTTATTGAAGATGATTCCAATAttcccag GTCTGAAGAAGATGTTGTACCACTTTGTCCAGTCAGTGAAGAGGCTCTCCTGCGTCCTCATCCTGACGGCGTTCATGCTCTGCATCTTCGCCACCGTTGGTCTGCAGTCCTTCATGGGGAATCTGGGGCAAAAATGCATCTACGCGTCTTGGTTTTCTCAAAACCGGACCTCGGACATTTACATCACATCTTACTACGGCAACGAAAGCACTGCGTTCAATTACCAGGAGTACATCGACGACCCTG ATAACATTTACTTCCTTCCCGGATCGTTGGATGCGCTGGTGTGTGGAAACTCCTCTGACGCTGG GACGTGCCCGGAGGGCTACATGTGTATACGGGCGGGGAGGACCCCAAACTATAGCTACACCAGCTACGACACATTCGGCTGGTCTCTGCTGTCTTCCTTCAGACTGCTGACTCAGGAATACTGGGAGAACCTGATGCAGCTG GTGTTGAGATCAGCAGGCAAATTCTCCTTGGTCCACTTCGTGTTCTTCGTCTCGCCGGGCTGTTTCGTCCTGGTCAGTCTCATCGTAGCCGTGGCGGCCGGAGCCGTATGTgagctggagcagctcaggGCGGCCGAGGCCTCTCGCAAAGAAAAGGAATTCCGTCAGATCGTCAAGGCtctgaagaggagagaggaagaggag GCGGCCGGCAAGGCGGCAAAGTCGGAGGGTCCAGATGAGGACAGCAAGAAAAGCcaagagcaacaacaaagcGGCAAag AGGCGGAGCCTCAGACCTCAGGGTCGCCGCGTTGCTCCGCCGCCGCCCAGCTCCTCCTGCGGTGGAACTGCTGCGGCTGTTGGCGATGGCTGAAACAGCGGGTCCGCACCATCGTCACCAGCCCCTTCTTTGACCTCGGGATCGTCGTCTGCATCGTTATCGACGTCCTCTTCATGGCTATGGAGCATTTTCCACTGACGGAGGAATTCCAGCAGACCCTGACATGCGCTAATCTG GTCTTCATCTGTATCTACACAGTTGAGATGGTGATCAAAATCGTGGCCATGGACCCGTACGGCTACTTTAAG GTGAGCTGGAACACCTTTGAGTGCACCATTGTTGCCGTCTGCCTCTTGGAACTGTGTGTGGCCGACGTGGAAGGCTTGTCTGTGCTGCGGGTTTTCCGTTTG CTGCGGGTCTTCAGGCTGGCTCGATCCTGGCGTTGGTTTCACCAGTTCCTCCAAATCACACTgaaattttcttttcttctgcttatCGTGCTCTTGGGATTCGTTACCGTCGGTTACCAACTGTTTCACAAGGACTACAGAACCTCAGTGTGTAAGATATCACATGACTGCAGTTTGCCTCGATGGCACATGGACAGTTTTTTCCACACCTTCCTCATCGTCTTCGGCATTTTTTCTGGATCCTGGATTGAGAGTCTCTGGGACTGCATGGAGGTGTCCGGTCCGACGCTGTGTCTGACCTTCTACCTGTCGGCCGTCATCATCGGAAACCTGCTG GTCTTACATCTCTTCCTGGTGTTACTGCTCAACCCCTACAGCAGCAACATCGTGTCTCCAGGGGAGGGAGATAAAAACAGTGCGGAAATCGCTCTTGGCTGGTGCAAGACTTGGATCCTGGAACACACGTGTCCGTCCCTGGGAGGCCGAGACAAGAAGACCCCAACAG CTGCGGTCAGTCAGGGTCCCAGCCAGCAGGCCTACGTGGCCCTGGACATGGTGGCCACAGAAACGCTGCATTCAGACGAGACGAAGCTCAAAAAGCTCCACGAGGACAGTCCAAAA CAGGACGGGATGGAGCCGAGGGAGAGAGAAGTCCTCCGGGACCAGGATGGCGAGGAGCCCGAGGACGCTCCGGagaactgctgctgccaga ggtgctACAGCTGCTGTCCGCTCCTGAACACGGACCCGTCTCAGGGAGCGGGGAGGCtgtgcttcagcagcaggaggatctGTCTGCTCATCGTTCAGAACAGACACTTCAAGCGCTTCATGACCGTGGTCGTGCTGCTGAGCAGCGTGGCGCTG GCGCTCGAGGACGTTTACCTGCAGCATCGCCCGGTCCTGAGGACGGTGCTGAGCGCAGCAGAACTGGCGTTCGGCGCCCTCTTCCTGGTGGAGATGCTCCTCAAGTGGGTCGGCTTTGGGTTCAGGAAATACTTCACCAACGCCTGGTGCTGGCTGGAATTCCTCATCGTAGCT GTGTTTTCATCAGGTTTGCTGCTTCAGCCCGCTGGTCTGGGAACGCTGAGGGTCCTGAGAGTTCTGAGGATCCTCTCCATCTTCCAGGGCCCAAgg ctggtgCTGGGAACTCTGTTCCAGCTGGTCCCAGCCATGTTTGGTGGGCTCCTGGTCATCCTGCTGGTGTGGTTGGTCTTCAGCATTGTGGGGGTCAATGTGTTTGCAGGGAAGTTTTACTACTGCCTCAACGAGACTTCGCAGGAGATGTTTTTATCTGAGGAGGTTGATAACAAGTCAGAGTGTTACGCTCTGATTTTCAGCAACTACACTGAGGTCACCTGGAAGAACTCGCCCTTCAACTTCGACAACGTGCTGATGGGTTACCTGTCCCTGTTCGTCATG GGCTTTTCAAAAAGCTGGCGTGACATCATGTATGCAGCTGTGGACTCCAGATTC gtggaGTCCCAGCCAGTCTATGAATACGATCCATACAAATGGCTATACTTTGTCTTCTTCATAATCAACGTCTTCTTCACCCTAAACTTCTTCATCAAAGTCATCCTCAGTGCCCTTCAGAGAAAG CCTGGAGATGAACATATTTTCATGACAAAGCATCAGCAGATATATTCAAAGACCTGGATGAAACTGTTCCCCAGGAGTCCTCAGAGAGCTGTGCCTCGACCCCAG AACAAGTGCCAGGCCTGTGTCTTTGACCTGGTGAACAGTCCCATCTATGAAGTCGTAATGGTGGCTCTGATCTGCCTGAGCGTTGTTCTTCTGATGGTGGAATCGAGGGATCTGACAATGGGGCTGGAGATAGTCCTCTACTGGCTTCACTTCATCTACGTCCTCATCTTCCTGATAGAGTGCATCTTGAAGATCGTTGCACTCAGGCAGCACTACTTCAAGGACGGCTGGAACATCATCGACTTTATCGTCCTCCTCGTCCAAATCATTG CAATTTTCATGTTTGATTTCTTCTACGCTTACTTTATTTCACCAACTATATTCCTGCTTCTGCGCTTGTTTCGGATCACTCGTGTCCTCCACTTCATCCCCTGGACCAGGAGAATCCGAAAGCTGCTGTTGGCCTTCGGGAAGTCCCTTCCGGCCCTTTTCAACATCGCTTTCGTTCTCTTCGTCACTATGGTCGTCTACTCGTTGATTGGCATGTTCAACTTCGCCTACGTGAAGGAGGAATTTACGATCGATGACTTTTTCAACTTCGAGacgttctgcagcagcttcatctgcaTGTTCATGACCAGCACCACAACGGCGTGGGACGGCCTGCTGCTCCCAATCATGAGCAGACCGCCATCCTGCGACCCCTTTGCAGAGCACCCAGGAAGTGACGTCATTGGAGACTGCAGTAGCCCGACACTGGGTATCGCATTCTTTAGCACTTACCTCCTCCTGaccttcctgctcctcatccaacTGTACATCGCTGTTGCCTTGGAGATCATAAACTCCGAGGATACCGAGGGCCTGTCTGACATCGACCTACAGAGGTTTTGCAACACCTGGAAGCGGTTTGACCCTGATGGCACAGATCTTATCCCTTACAG cAAACTGTGCGACTTCAGCGACAGCCTGCAGGATCCTCTGAGGATTCCCCACCCAAACACCAGCAGACTGGCTCACATGGATCTGCCTCTGTATCCCGGAGACAAAGTTCACTGCACGGACGTCCTGCTGTCACTCGCCAAACAg gtcctGGATGATCCAGAGGAGGTTGAATCCCTTAAAACAAGAATGCAGAAGCAGCTCAAGGCCAAAGAG GTGCTGGGGGAGCCCGTCAGCAGCACTctgaggaggagacgggaggagagggCAGCAAAGGTGATACAGAGAGCGTTCCGAAAAGGTCGCGACACTCCGGACGAggagaaacctgcagctgaGGCTTCACTGTGA
- the LOC130536093 gene encoding sodium channel protein type 2 subunit alpha-like isoform X2: MGGAAGPKTSIGEPQRSRPWGRVRLLDACVAADCTMTRKTSFLEFWRSKRERAACLQRAKGLRLRPAQLKQLRDDGAVREALKGCRTASLLPPVGTDFLRPLTSASLGPMNQRGKRQRQKGNKDEQRVTNNDLPRPSPELEEGRPLPYIFGEPSAEHLNTPLEELDPYHQSEKTFLVLGKGKVIHRFNAHKACYLFGPLNPLRTLAIKILTNSLFSALMFVTILVNYVVMVTLRYSSPLNLYAGFAFSAVFMLEVLVKILSRGLCIGKFTFLRNPWNWPDVTVIAAPFLSLFVHLPMLLEVSLLLKMIPIFPGLKKMLYHFVQSVKRLSCVLILTAFMLCIFATVGLQSFMGNLGQKCIYASWFSQNRTSDIYITSYYGNESTAFNYQEYIDDPDNIYFLPGSLDALVCGNSSDAGTCPEGYMCIRAGRTPNYSYTSYDTFGWSLLSSFRLLTQEYWENLMQLVLRSAGKFSLVHFVFFVSPGCFVLVSLIVAVAAGAVCELEQLRAAEASRKEKEFRQIVKALKRREEEEAAGKAAKSEGPDEDSKKSQEQQQSGKEAEPQTSGSPRCSAAAQLLLRWNCCGCWRWLKQRVRTIVTSPFFDLGIVVCIVIDVLFMAMEHFPLTEEFQQTLTCANLVFICIYTVEMVIKIVAMDPYGYFKVSWNTFECTIVAVCLLELCVADVEGLSVLRVFRLLRVFRLARSWRWFHQFLQITLKFSFLLLIVLLGFVTVGYQLFHKDYRTSVCKISHDCSLPRWHMDSFFHTFLIVFGIFSGSWIESLWDCMEVSGPTLCLTFYLSAVIIGNLLVLHLFLVLLLNPYSSNIVSPGEGDKNSAEIALGWCKTWILEHTCPSLGGRDKKTPTAAVSQGPSQQAYVALDMVATETLHSDETKLKKLHEDSPKDGMEPREREVLRDQDGEEPEDAPENCCCQRCYSCCPLLNTDPSQGAGRLCFSSRRICLLIVQNRHFKRFMTVVVLLSSVALALEDVYLQHRPVLRTVLSAAELAFGALFLVEMLLKWVGFGFRKYFTNAWCWLEFLIVAVFSSGLLLQPAGLGTLRVLRVLRILSIFQGPRLVLGTLFQLVPAMFGGLLVILLVWLVFSIVGVNVFAGKFYYCLNETSQEMFLSEEVDNKSECYALIFSNYTEVTWKNSPFNFDNVLMGYLSLFVMGFSKSWRDIMYAAVDSRFVESQPVYEYDPYKWLYFVFFIINVFFTLNFFIKVILSALQRKPGDEHIFMTKHQQIYSKTWMKLFPRSPQRAVPRPQNKCQACVFDLVNSPIYEVVMVALICLSVVLLMVESRDLTMGLEIVLYWLHFIYVLIFLIECILKIVALRQHYFKDGWNIIDFIVLLVQIIAIFMFDFFYAYFISPTIFLLLRLFRITRVLHFIPWTRRIRKLLLAFGKSLPALFNIAFVLFVTMVVYSLIGMFNFAYVKEEFTIDDFFNFETFCSSFICMFMTSTTTAWDGLLLPIMSRPPSCDPFAEHPGSDVIGDCSSPTLGIAFFSTYLLLTFLLLIQLYIAVALEIINSEDTEGLSDIDLQRFCNTWKRFDPDGTDLIPYSKLCDFSDSLQDPLRIPHPNTSRLAHMDLPLYPGDKVHCTDVLLSLAKQVLDDPEEVESLKTRMQKQLKAKEVLGEPVSSTLRRRREERAAKVIQRAFRKGRDTPDEEKPAAEASL, encoded by the exons ATGGGTGGAGCAGCTGGACCTAAGACCAGCATCGGTGAACCACAGCGCTCCAGACCGTGGGGCAGGGTTAGACTACTGGATGCATGTGTGGCAGCCGACTGCACGATGacaagaaaaacatcatttttggagTTTTGGAGGAGCAAAAGAGAGCGAGCAGCATGTCTGCAGAGAGCCAAAGGTCTGAGACTCCGtcctgcacagct GAAACAGCTGCGGGATGACGGCGCGGTTCGAGAGGCGCTCAAGGGTTGCAGGAccgcctctctgctgccccctgttggtaCTGATTTCCTGAGACCTTTAACATCTGCCTCTCTGGGGCCGATGAACCAACGTGGTAAAAGGCAGAGACAGAAGGGGAACAAGGACGAGCAGAGG GTAACGAACAATGACCTCCCCCGGCCGAGcccggagctggaggaggggaggccCCTCCCATACATCTTTGGGGAGCCCTCAGCGGAGCATCTCAACACTCCACTGGAAGAGCTGGATCCCTATCACCAGTCAGAGAAG ACGTTCCTTGTGCTTGGTAAAGGAAAGGTCATCCACAGGTTCAATGCCCATAAGGCCTGCTATCTGTTCGGGCCTCTGAATCCTCTGAGGACTCTCGCCATCAAGATCCTGACTAACTC GTTGTTCAGTGCCCTGATGTTTGTCACCATTCTGGTCAACTACGTCGTCATGGTAACCTTGCGTTATTCCTCCCCCCTGAACCTGTATGCAGG GTTTGCTTTCTCAGCCGTCTTCATGTTGGAGGTGCTGGTCAAGATCTTGTCCAGGGGCCTCTGCATCGGAAAATTCACCTTCCTCAGGAACCCCTGGAACTGGCCGGATGTCACCGTCATTGCTGCACC ATTCCTTTCACTGTTTGTACATCTTCCAATGCTGTTGGAAGTTTCTTTGTTATTGAAGATGATTCCAATAttcccag GTCTGAAGAAGATGTTGTACCACTTTGTCCAGTCAGTGAAGAGGCTCTCCTGCGTCCTCATCCTGACGGCGTTCATGCTCTGCATCTTCGCCACCGTTGGTCTGCAGTCCTTCATGGGGAATCTGGGGCAAAAATGCATCTACGCGTCTTGGTTTTCTCAAAACCGGACCTCGGACATTTACATCACATCTTACTACGGCAACGAAAGCACTGCGTTCAATTACCAGGAGTACATCGACGACCCTG ATAACATTTACTTCCTTCCCGGATCGTTGGATGCGCTGGTGTGTGGAAACTCCTCTGACGCTGG GACGTGCCCGGAGGGCTACATGTGTATACGGGCGGGGAGGACCCCAAACTATAGCTACACCAGCTACGACACATTCGGCTGGTCTCTGCTGTCTTCCTTCAGACTGCTGACTCAGGAATACTGGGAGAACCTGATGCAGCTG GTGTTGAGATCAGCAGGCAAATTCTCCTTGGTCCACTTCGTGTTCTTCGTCTCGCCGGGCTGTTTCGTCCTGGTCAGTCTCATCGTAGCCGTGGCGGCCGGAGCCGTATGTgagctggagcagctcaggGCGGCCGAGGCCTCTCGCAAAGAAAAGGAATTCCGTCAGATCGTCAAGGCtctgaagaggagagaggaagaggag GCGGCCGGCAAGGCGGCAAAGTCGGAGGGTCCAGATGAGGACAGCAAGAAAAGCcaagagcaacaacaaagcGGCAAag AGGCGGAGCCTCAGACCTCAGGGTCGCCGCGTTGCTCCGCCGCCGCCCAGCTCCTCCTGCGGTGGAACTGCTGCGGCTGTTGGCGATGGCTGAAACAGCGGGTCCGCACCATCGTCACCAGCCCCTTCTTTGACCTCGGGATCGTCGTCTGCATCGTTATCGACGTCCTCTTCATGGCTATGGAGCATTTTCCACTGACGGAGGAATTCCAGCAGACCCTGACATGCGCTAATCTG GTCTTCATCTGTATCTACACAGTTGAGATGGTGATCAAAATCGTGGCCATGGACCCGTACGGCTACTTTAAG GTGAGCTGGAACACCTTTGAGTGCACCATTGTTGCCGTCTGCCTCTTGGAACTGTGTGTGGCCGACGTGGAAGGCTTGTCTGTGCTGCGGGTTTTCCGTTTG CTGCGGGTCTTCAGGCTGGCTCGATCCTGGCGTTGGTTTCACCAGTTCCTCCAAATCACACTgaaattttcttttcttctgcttatCGTGCTCTTGGGATTCGTTACCGTCGGTTACCAACTGTTTCACAAGGACTACAGAACCTCAGTGTGTAAGATATCACATGACTGCAGTTTGCCTCGATGGCACATGGACAGTTTTTTCCACACCTTCCTCATCGTCTTCGGCATTTTTTCTGGATCCTGGATTGAGAGTCTCTGGGACTGCATGGAGGTGTCCGGTCCGACGCTGTGTCTGACCTTCTACCTGTCGGCCGTCATCATCGGAAACCTGCTG GTCTTACATCTCTTCCTGGTGTTACTGCTCAACCCCTACAGCAGCAACATCGTGTCTCCAGGGGAGGGAGATAAAAACAGTGCGGAAATCGCTCTTGGCTGGTGCAAGACTTGGATCCTGGAACACACGTGTCCGTCCCTGGGAGGCCGAGACAAGAAGACCCCAACAG CTGCGGTCAGTCAGGGTCCCAGCCAGCAGGCCTACGTGGCCCTGGACATGGTGGCCACAGAAACGCTGCATTCAGACGAGACGAAGCTCAAAAAGCTCCACGAGGACAGTCCAAAA GACGGGATGGAGCCGAGGGAGAGAGAAGTCCTCCGGGACCAGGATGGCGAGGAGCCCGAGGACGCTCCGGagaactgctgctgccaga ggtgctACAGCTGCTGTCCGCTCCTGAACACGGACCCGTCTCAGGGAGCGGGGAGGCtgtgcttcagcagcaggaggatctGTCTGCTCATCGTTCAGAACAGACACTTCAAGCGCTTCATGACCGTGGTCGTGCTGCTGAGCAGCGTGGCGCTG GCGCTCGAGGACGTTTACCTGCAGCATCGCCCGGTCCTGAGGACGGTGCTGAGCGCAGCAGAACTGGCGTTCGGCGCCCTCTTCCTGGTGGAGATGCTCCTCAAGTGGGTCGGCTTTGGGTTCAGGAAATACTTCACCAACGCCTGGTGCTGGCTGGAATTCCTCATCGTAGCT GTGTTTTCATCAGGTTTGCTGCTTCAGCCCGCTGGTCTGGGAACGCTGAGGGTCCTGAGAGTTCTGAGGATCCTCTCCATCTTCCAGGGCCCAAgg ctggtgCTGGGAACTCTGTTCCAGCTGGTCCCAGCCATGTTTGGTGGGCTCCTGGTCATCCTGCTGGTGTGGTTGGTCTTCAGCATTGTGGGGGTCAATGTGTTTGCAGGGAAGTTTTACTACTGCCTCAACGAGACTTCGCAGGAGATGTTTTTATCTGAGGAGGTTGATAACAAGTCAGAGTGTTACGCTCTGATTTTCAGCAACTACACTGAGGTCACCTGGAAGAACTCGCCCTTCAACTTCGACAACGTGCTGATGGGTTACCTGTCCCTGTTCGTCATG GGCTTTTCAAAAAGCTGGCGTGACATCATGTATGCAGCTGTGGACTCCAGATTC gtggaGTCCCAGCCAGTCTATGAATACGATCCATACAAATGGCTATACTTTGTCTTCTTCATAATCAACGTCTTCTTCACCCTAAACTTCTTCATCAAAGTCATCCTCAGTGCCCTTCAGAGAAAG CCTGGAGATGAACATATTTTCATGACAAAGCATCAGCAGATATATTCAAAGACCTGGATGAAACTGTTCCCCAGGAGTCCTCAGAGAGCTGTGCCTCGACCCCAG AACAAGTGCCAGGCCTGTGTCTTTGACCTGGTGAACAGTCCCATCTATGAAGTCGTAATGGTGGCTCTGATCTGCCTGAGCGTTGTTCTTCTGATGGTGGAATCGAGGGATCTGACAATGGGGCTGGAGATAGTCCTCTACTGGCTTCACTTCATCTACGTCCTCATCTTCCTGATAGAGTGCATCTTGAAGATCGTTGCACTCAGGCAGCACTACTTCAAGGACGGCTGGAACATCATCGACTTTATCGTCCTCCTCGTCCAAATCATTG CAATTTTCATGTTTGATTTCTTCTACGCTTACTTTATTTCACCAACTATATTCCTGCTTCTGCGCTTGTTTCGGATCACTCGTGTCCTCCACTTCATCCCCTGGACCAGGAGAATCCGAAAGCTGCTGTTGGCCTTCGGGAAGTCCCTTCCGGCCCTTTTCAACATCGCTTTCGTTCTCTTCGTCACTATGGTCGTCTACTCGTTGATTGGCATGTTCAACTTCGCCTACGTGAAGGAGGAATTTACGATCGATGACTTTTTCAACTTCGAGacgttctgcagcagcttcatctgcaTGTTCATGACCAGCACCACAACGGCGTGGGACGGCCTGCTGCTCCCAATCATGAGCAGACCGCCATCCTGCGACCCCTTTGCAGAGCACCCAGGAAGTGACGTCATTGGAGACTGCAGTAGCCCGACACTGGGTATCGCATTCTTTAGCACTTACCTCCTCCTGaccttcctgctcctcatccaacTGTACATCGCTGTTGCCTTGGAGATCATAAACTCCGAGGATACCGAGGGCCTGTCTGACATCGACCTACAGAGGTTTTGCAACACCTGGAAGCGGTTTGACCCTGATGGCACAGATCTTATCCCTTACAG cAAACTGTGCGACTTCAGCGACAGCCTGCAGGATCCTCTGAGGATTCCCCACCCAAACACCAGCAGACTGGCTCACATGGATCTGCCTCTGTATCCCGGAGACAAAGTTCACTGCACGGACGTCCTGCTGTCACTCGCCAAACAg gtcctGGATGATCCAGAGGAGGTTGAATCCCTTAAAACAAGAATGCAGAAGCAGCTCAAGGCCAAAGAG GTGCTGGGGGAGCCCGTCAGCAGCACTctgaggaggagacgggaggagagggCAGCAAAGGTGATACAGAGAGCGTTCCGAAAAGGTCGCGACACTCCGGACGAggagaaacctgcagctgaGGCTTCACTGTGA